The window GCGACGTTCGTCGGCTTCGCGGCCGTCGTCACCTCCGGGCTGCTCGTTCTCTCCCACGCGTCACGCGGCGTCATCGACGACGGTAGCGAGGCGCCCGACCGCACGGACTCCGCTGTCGGGCCCGAGGGGCCGAAGTTCGGCCGTCCGGACGCCGACCGATCCGATACATCCGGCGACGGCCTCGACACCGACAGACCGGTGTCCGGCGACGCGAACCGAGCGCCCCCGTCCCGCGTTCCGGGGCCGGACGGTCGAAGCGAGGCGATCGGCGCGGACGCGCCGGACGCGACGCCCGCCGTTGACCGCGCCGACACCGATCCCCGATCCGAGCGGGTCGTGCTCCCGAAGTCGGGCGTCACCTACCGGCCGTCGGACGCTCGATCCGGGTCCCGGGCCGCCGACGACGCGGACCCGCTTTCGACGCCGTCGCTTTTGGCGAACGTGGCGGTCTCCCAGGGGCTGTTCGGCGCCTTGCTGCTCGTGGGGGCGTGGTACGCCGAGATTCCGGCGTGGGCGTTCGGCGTCGGTTCCGGCACGACCGGGCTCCCGGCGGTCGCGACGGGGGTCGGACTCGGCGTCGCCCTCTACGTCGCGAACGAGGCCGGGGCGGCGATCGGCGCCCGGTTCGGGTTCGACGTCGGTGACGGCCAGCGGCTCCGGGGTGCGCTCGCGCCCGACACGTCGCTCGGGTGGGTGCTCCTGCTTCTGGTCGT of the Halobellus ruber genome contains:
- a CDS encoding type II CAAX endopeptidase family protein, giving the protein MPEWATFVGFAAVVTSGLLVLSHASRGVIDDGSEAPDRTDSAVGPEGPKFGRPDADRSDTSGDGLDTDRPVSGDANRAPPSRVPGPDGRSEAIGADAPDATPAVDRADTDPRSERVVLPKSGVTYRPSDARSGSRAADDADPLSTPSLLANVAVSQGLFGALLLVGAWYAEIPAWAFGVGSGTTGLPAVATGVGLGVALYVANEAGAAIGARFGFDVGDGQRLRGALAPDTSLGWVLLLLVVLPVIAGFEEVLFRGALIGVAAAGYDVSPWLLAVVASGAFALGHGAQGRLGVVVTGALGFVLAAAFVVSGSLLVVIVAHYLVNALEFVVHEGLGAAWPPDSA